The proteins below come from a single Cherax quadricarinatus isolate ZL_2023a unplaced genomic scaffold, ASM3850222v1 Contig1291, whole genome shotgun sequence genomic window:
- the LOC128698126 gene encoding uncharacterized protein translates to MVKEADILDSVFTGPVRICKVLILSAGRLEGKEHAGIKLLNRCHCDDSRKRKHRLPQERPVEDGNSSSDIEEPMKKEPDLDNDETQSLPSCQSDDLVVDLSTLATAQSDDSVEVTAAAGAEQTGDLEAHPDNQSEKEGKTPDVRVNAGDGVKPADGVKTADGVKTADGVKTADGVKADDDVPEKEIIFEREVINLTESEQEERSHSV, encoded by the exons atggtgaaggaagcAGACATTCTCGATTCTG TTTTCACTGGGCCAGTCAGAATTTGTAAAGTTTTGATTTTATCGGCTGGTAGATTGGAAGGGAAGGAACACGCCGGCATCAAACTCCTAAACCGGTGTCATTGTGATGATAGCAGGAAACGCAAACATAGACTTCCTCAGGAAAGG CCTGTGGAAGATGGGAACAGTTCATCTGATATAGAGGAGCCTATGAAGAAAGAACCAGATCTCGACAACGATGAAACGCAGAGCCTTCCCTCATGTCAGTCTGATGACCTCGTTGTGGACCTCTCTACGCTCGCTACTGCTCAATCTGATGACTCTGTTGAGGTCACTGCCGCAGCAGGTGCTGAACAAACTGGCGACCTTGAAGCGCACCCTGACAACCAGTCGGAGAAGGAAGGGAAAACCCCCGACGTGAGAGTAAATGCTGGAGATGGAGTAAAGCCAGCAGATGGAGTAAAGACAGCAGATGGAGTAAAGACAGCAGATGGAGTAAAGACAGCAGATGGAGTAAAGGCAGATGATGATGTACCTGAAAAGGAAATCATTTTCGAGCGGGAGGTTATCAATCTTACAGAAAGTGAACAGGAGGAGCGCAGTCATTCAGTCTAA